In a genomic window of Sutcliffiella sp. FSL R7-0096:
- a CDS encoding SDR family oxidoreductase gives MSEERFDSVQTDGQPAQEQGKQPGDENEMIPEPICDNPDYKGSGKLQGKNAIITGGDSGIGRAVAIAYAKEGANVSIVYLDEHEDAKKTKQMVEEYGAKCLLYSGDIGQKDFCTDVVKQTVEELGGLHILVNNAAEQHVQEKIEDISEEQLMRTFQTNIFSYFYFIQAAMPYLDKGSSIINTASVVAYKGMPILMDYSATKGAIVALTRSLSENIVGSGIRVNGVAPGPIWTPLIPASFDGEKVEDFGTNSPMGRPGQPAELAPAYVYLASEDSSYVSGQMIHINGGTVVNG, from the coding sequence ATGAGTGAAGAACGTTTTGATTCCGTACAAACTGATGGTCAACCGGCACAGGAGCAAGGGAAGCAACCAGGTGATGAAAATGAAATGATTCCAGAACCAATCTGCGATAACCCGGACTACAAGGGAAGCGGCAAGCTCCAAGGAAAGAATGCTATCATCACTGGCGGAGACAGTGGAATTGGTCGTGCCGTGGCCATTGCCTATGCAAAGGAAGGTGCAAATGTCAGCATCGTTTACTTGGACGAACATGAGGATGCCAAAAAAACAAAGCAAATGGTGGAAGAGTATGGTGCCAAGTGTTTACTTTATTCTGGAGATATCGGTCAGAAGGACTTTTGTACCGACGTAGTCAAGCAGACAGTGGAGGAGCTGGGAGGCTTACATATTCTTGTGAACAATGCGGCCGAACAGCATGTGCAGGAGAAAATCGAGGATATTTCAGAAGAGCAGCTGATGCGTACGTTCCAGACCAATATCTTTTCTTATTTCTATTTCATCCAAGCGGCCATGCCATACCTCGACAAAGGAAGCTCTATCATTAATACCGCTTCGGTAGTAGCTTACAAAGGTATGCCAATTCTGATGGACTACTCTGCAACAAAAGGTGCCATTGTTGCCCTTACACGTTCGCTATCTGAGAACATTGTAGGAAGTGGCATCCGAGTGAACGGCGTGGCGCCGGGACCGATTTGGACGCCGCTCATTCCGGCTTCTTTTGATGGGGAAAAGGTTGAGGACTTTGGAACGAACAGTCCAATGGGAAGACCTGGTCAACCGGCTGAACTGGCACCGGCTTATGTCTACTTGGCATCGGAGGATTCCTCTTATGTCTCAGGACAAATGATTCACATCAATGGAGGAACAGTCGTGAACGGTTAA
- a CDS encoding manganese-dependent inorganic pyrophosphatase → MTKVLVLGHKNPDTDSICSAIAYAELKKQLGMDAEPVRLGELNGETEYALKEFNSEVPRLVETVANEVKEVILVDHNERQQSVSDIDQVRVLEVIDHHRIANFETADPLYYRAEPVGCTATILNKLYKENGVEISKPVAGLMLSAIISDSLLFKSPTCTEQDVQAAKELAEIAGVNAEEYGLAMLKAGADLSDKTVEQLISLDAKEFQMGNYKVEIAQVNTVDTNDVLAKQEELEAVITANVANKNLDLFLLVVTDILENDSVALALGSQAPAVEKAYNVKLENNTALLKGLVSRKKQVVPVLTDALTK, encoded by the coding sequence ATGACAAAAGTTTTAGTACTAGGACATAAAAACCCAGATACAGATTCCATCTGCTCGGCAATTGCTTATGCAGAGTTGAAAAAGCAATTGGGCATGGATGCAGAGCCAGTCCGCCTAGGTGAATTAAACGGCGAAACGGAATATGCCCTTAAAGAATTCAACAGTGAAGTGCCGCGTCTAGTGGAAACTGTTGCAAACGAAGTGAAGGAAGTAATTTTGGTCGACCACAACGAGCGCCAACAAAGCGTAAGCGATATTGATCAAGTTCGCGTCCTTGAGGTAATCGATCACCACCGTATCGCAAACTTTGAGACAGCTGATCCATTATACTACCGTGCAGAGCCTGTAGGTTGCACAGCGACGATCTTGAACAAGCTTTACAAGGAAAATGGAGTGGAAATCTCCAAGCCGGTTGCAGGTTTGATGCTTTCTGCCATCATTTCTGATTCTCTATTGTTCAAATCCCCAACTTGCACGGAACAAGATGTACAGGCTGCTAAAGAGCTTGCTGAAATTGCGGGTGTGAATGCAGAAGAATACGGTTTAGCGATGTTAAAAGCGGGAGCGGACCTTAGCGACAAAACGGTAGAACAGCTTATCTCCCTTGATGCAAAGGAATTCCAGATGGGCAACTACAAAGTGGAAATCGCACAAGTGAACACGGTTGATACAAATGACGTTCTTGCAAAACAAGAAGAGTTGGAAGCGGTAATCACAGCAAATGTGGCGAACAAGAACTTAGATTTATTCTTGCTGGTAGTGACGGATATCTTAGAGAATGATTCTGTTGCGCTTGCACTTGGCTCACAGGCTCCGGCTGTGGAGAAAGCGTACAATGTGAAGCTTGAGAACAACACTGCCTTGTTAAAAGGTTTGGTTTCCCGTAAGAAGCAAGTTGTACCTGTGTTGACAGATGCTTTAACAAAATAA
- a CDS encoding CsbD family protein: MNQTTMKGKWNQMKGDAKKKWGNLTDDDLQQIEGDRDKLVGKIQERHGKSKEEAEREVDGWM; encoded by the coding sequence ATGAATCAGACAACCATGAAAGGTAAGTGGAACCAGATGAAAGGTGACGCCAAGAAGAAATGGGGAAATCTCACGGATGATGATCTTCAACAAATTGAGGGAGATCGTGATAAGCTGGTAGGCAAAATTCAGGAGCGTCACGGGAAGTCCAAAGAAGAGGCGGAACGTGAAGTGGACGGTTGGATGTAG
- a CDS encoding VWA domain-containing protein, translated as MRLFITLLSITVFFLGGCSSKGENIATEPTPSSNEEEWQGEEDSDEKEPAEEVESSENEVLGKLDEVVIPSNLEEFVAVQSGTMTGDMEYKEETSMWPSLNPLSGLEEEFLLHMENVTKETTDSEDLMKAFIHLLGNNAYPETIGKLANYEPSFNEPLLPEPELNDEAPNGQGTPAKALILLDASSSMLLDVDGKQKMKVAKDAVLSFGKTIGANSDVSLYVYGHAGSQEDKDMQVSCTTIDEVYPAQAYNEKAFFEAVQGVEAKGWTPLAEAIKTAREDSADYDGDITLYIVSDGMETCEGNPVEEARAFADEKEGRHVNIIGFNVDKQSEDQLKDVAAAGNGEYISADSADDLQNSMKYKWLPDSLDLMNKSLASPKGTFAVAFANLDLDNMKMAIQNAINKETERFRAAATSLKNAEQITEEEKAALLARIEEYGETMRSLTEELHDKKDQEMNDELDRIDAEIKDWIERMKKLKEENG; from the coding sequence ATGAGATTATTCATAACGTTACTGAGTATAACCGTGTTTTTCCTTGGAGGTTGCTCATCAAAAGGGGAAAACATAGCAACTGAGCCAACTCCTTCTTCCAATGAGGAAGAGTGGCAGGGGGAAGAGGATAGCGACGAAAAAGAGCCAGCAGAAGAGGTGGAATCTTCTGAGAATGAGGTTCTTGGGAAGTTGGATGAAGTGGTGATCCCGTCCAACCTGGAGGAATTTGTAGCAGTCCAGTCCGGAACAATGACTGGGGATATGGAGTATAAAGAGGAAACCAGTATGTGGCCCTCGCTTAATCCTTTGAGCGGTTTGGAAGAAGAATTTCTTTTACATATGGAAAATGTAACGAAGGAAACGACAGATTCGGAGGATTTAATGAAGGCTTTTATCCACCTTTTAGGAAACAATGCGTACCCTGAGACAATCGGAAAACTAGCAAACTATGAGCCTTCTTTTAATGAACCTTTGTTGCCCGAGCCAGAGCTGAACGATGAAGCGCCTAATGGGCAAGGGACGCCTGCAAAAGCCTTGATCCTTTTGGATGCTAGCTCCAGTATGCTGTTGGATGTAGATGGCAAGCAGAAAATGAAGGTGGCAAAGGATGCCGTGCTGAGCTTCGGGAAAACAATCGGAGCGAACAGTGATGTGTCATTGTATGTGTACGGGCACGCCGGCTCCCAGGAAGACAAGGATATGCAAGTGTCCTGTACAACGATAGATGAAGTCTATCCAGCACAGGCATATAACGAAAAAGCATTCTTTGAAGCGGTTCAAGGGGTAGAAGCAAAAGGATGGACCCCACTTGCGGAAGCAATTAAGACTGCTCGTGAAGATAGTGCAGATTACGACGGGGATATTACCCTTTATATTGTAAGTGACGGGATGGAAACGTGCGAGGGTAACCCGGTAGAGGAAGCTAGAGCCTTTGCAGATGAAAAAGAAGGGCGCCATGTCAATATCATCGGGTTCAATGTCGACAAGCAATCCGAAGATCAGTTAAAGGACGTGGCAGCTGCCGGAAACGGTGAGTACATCTCTGCCGACAGCGCAGACGACCTGCAGAACAGCATGAAATACAAGTGGTTACCAGATAGTTTAGACTTGATGAACAAATCACTCGCATCACCAAAAGGAACCTTTGCCGTCGCCTTTGCCAATCTGGACCTTGATAATATGAAAATGGCCATTCAAAATGCCATCAACAAAGAAACAGAGCGCTTCAGAGCCGCTGCCACTTCCCTGAAGAATGCAGAGCAGATTACAGAAGAAGAGAAAGCGGCCTTACTTGCTAGAATCGAGGAATATGGAGAGACGATGCGGAGTCTAACAGAAGAATTGCATGACAAAAAGGATCAGGAAATGAACGATGAACTTGATCGAATCGATGCAGAAATTAAAGATTGGATCGAGCGAATGAAAAAGCTGAAAGAAGAGAACGGGTAA
- a CDS encoding lmo0937 family membrane protein produces MLWTIFVVLLVLWLLGFAMEIGGGLIHILLVLAVLAIVFNLFGRRRGVR; encoded by the coding sequence ATGTTATGGACAATATTTGTTGTACTATTAGTTCTTTGGTTACTTGGTTTCGCAATGGAAATCGGTGGAGGACTAATTCACATTCTTCTAGTCCTAGCTGTATTGGCAATCGTATTTAACCTATTCGGAAGAAGACGAGGTGTCAGGTAA
- a CDS encoding YciI family protein, whose protein sequence is MSLQTYIYVLRLPERLYDPEYWTEEEKNVVSRHFSYLKKNVENGVVILAGRTEQTDETGFGIVIFLARSETEAERFMNHDPAVASEIMTGELSRYRLALLNEKFSVGV, encoded by the coding sequence ATGAGCTTACAAACGTATATCTACGTGTTGCGACTGCCTGAAAGATTATATGATCCGGAGTATTGGACTGAAGAGGAAAAGAACGTTGTATCCCGACACTTCTCCTACTTGAAGAAGAATGTGGAAAATGGAGTGGTCATCCTCGCGGGAAGAACTGAACAGACGGATGAAACCGGGTTTGGCATTGTAATATTCTTGGCTAGAAGTGAAACGGAAGCTGAAAGGTTTATGAACCACGATCCTGCGGTCGCAAGCGAAATAATGACAGGAGAACTCTCCCGCTACCGACTTGCATTGTTGAACGAAAAATTTTCCGTAGGGGTATAA
- a CDS encoding CDP-alcohol phosphatidyltransferase family protein has protein sequence MLDTHARKYVQPLISHTAERLLKFGLTPNQVTVISFCIGVSSGAFFYFGLPIIAVLVLWVSGFLDAVDGTMARKTKSSPWGTVMDVTFDRLVEISVILGVAFVYPEIQWALLLLSVSIIFSITVFLTVGAVSENQGMKSFYYQAGLAERTEGFILLSLMMLLPAFVLWTTLIFLVVEIITGLQRFFEAKRILQ, from the coding sequence ATGCTTGATACGCATGCCCGGAAATATGTACAACCTTTAATATCACATACGGCAGAGCGATTGCTGAAGTTCGGATTGACCCCAAACCAGGTTACGGTCATTTCTTTTTGTATCGGCGTTTCATCTGGAGCTTTTTTCTATTTCGGCCTCCCGATTATAGCAGTATTGGTTCTGTGGGTTTCGGGCTTTCTTGATGCGGTCGATGGCACGATGGCCCGCAAAACCAAGTCCTCTCCATGGGGAACGGTGATGGATGTCACGTTTGATCGACTGGTTGAGATAAGTGTCATCCTCGGAGTGGCTTTTGTCTATCCCGAAATACAGTGGGCTTTATTATTATTGAGCGTGTCCATCATTTTTTCCATTACGGTCTTTTTAACGGTAGGAGCGGTGTCTGAAAACCAAGGCATGAAGTCATTTTATTATCAAGCTGGGCTTGCGGAGAGAACAGAAGGATTTATTCTACTTTCCCTTATGATGTTGCTGCCGGCTTTTGTCCTATGGACCACCTTGATTTTCCTAGTGGTTGAAATTATCACTGGCCTGCAGCGTTTCTTCGAGGCAAAAAGAATTTTACAATAA
- a CDS encoding general stress protein encodes MKKTILGVYDTEKKARNVVEGLIVQGYQAEEIVIVALGDSLGSDYPLGTRIERIEAEEDDSMVDKIFLPDEVQAPQGIGNKLLALGLSDRDAPMYATDVENGRILVLVNEKQSKEAKTIETCVEDRAQQGMHAAGVRQID; translated from the coding sequence ATGAAAAAAACGATATTAGGTGTTTATGATACCGAGAAAAAAGCCAGAAATGTGGTAGAAGGTTTGATTGTTCAAGGGTATCAGGCAGAAGAGATCGTCATCGTGGCACTAGGTGATTCCCTTGGCTCCGATTATCCATTGGGAACACGAATCGAGAGGATTGAAGCGGAAGAGGACGACTCTATGGTCGATAAAATCTTTTTGCCAGATGAAGTGCAGGCACCACAAGGGATCGGCAACAAGCTGCTCGCCCTCGGCCTATCAGATCGTGATGCGCCGATGTATGCAACAGATGTGGAGAACGGCAGGATCCTGGTGCTGGTGAATGAAAAGCAGAGCAAGGAAGCAAAAACCATCGAAACTTGTGTGGAAGATCGTGCACAGCAAGGAATGCATGCAGCAGGTGTAAGACAGATAGATTGA
- a CDS encoding FAD-dependent oxidoreductase, producing the protein MHKIAKLSSHPASLWQQQHSSDTFSPLKENISADVTVIGAGITGITAAYLLAKEGLSVALLEAGRVIGGTTGFTTAKISSQHGLIYQDLIKQHGQEKARLYYEANQEGLSFIQESINDLQIDCDFHTLPSFVYSTSKEMEQKVEEEANAYLKLGINGGFAHTEDLSLPFPVKNGVMMRDQAQFHPVKYLNGLLRAFTELGGNVYEHTKARDIQKDSSIVETESGFEVKSKSIIVSTHYPFNDMNGLLFSRLHVERSYALAANMEQVSIPEGMYLSADEPTRSIRSAMGPDGEKLLLLGGEGHPTGQHDRDTLTNYEKLAEFGARYFDINDIPYHWSSQDIFSLDRLPYIGPIQKGSENVLVATAYAKWGMTNGTIAACILKDTILNQVNPYKDLFHPSRGEMEASSIKNFVKENATVAKELVKGKLKRKSRSLEELRCDEGGIVHLDGKKVGAYKDSEGTCHLIKPTCTHMGCDVEWNDAERSWDCPCHASRFSYKGDVLEGPATKPLKEYEK; encoded by the coding sequence ATGCATAAAATTGCAAAACTATCATCTCATCCTGCTTCACTCTGGCAGCAACAACATTCATCGGACACATTCTCCCCACTTAAAGAGAACATCTCTGCGGATGTGACTGTCATCGGGGCTGGAATTACAGGCATCACCGCCGCATATCTTCTTGCGAAGGAAGGATTGAGTGTCGCACTCCTCGAAGCAGGCAGGGTCATCGGAGGTACCACCGGTTTTACGACCGCCAAAATTTCCTCCCAACACGGGTTGATCTATCAAGACCTAATCAAGCAACACGGACAAGAAAAGGCACGGCTTTACTATGAAGCAAATCAGGAAGGTTTATCTTTCATCCAGGAAAGCATCAACGATTTGCAAATAGATTGCGATTTCCACACACTCCCGTCATTCGTCTACTCCACAAGCAAGGAAATGGAGCAAAAGGTGGAGGAAGAAGCAAATGCCTATCTCAAACTTGGTATAAATGGCGGCTTTGCCCATACGGAAGATCTGTCACTCCCTTTTCCCGTGAAAAATGGTGTGATGATGCGAGATCAGGCACAGTTTCATCCAGTCAAATATTTAAATGGGTTGCTACGAGCTTTTACAGAATTGGGTGGTAACGTGTATGAACATACAAAAGCCAGGGACATACAGAAGGATTCCTCGATTGTTGAAACAGAGAGTGGTTTTGAGGTGAAAAGCAAAAGTATCATCGTCAGCACGCATTACCCATTCAACGATATGAATGGCCTACTCTTTTCCAGATTGCATGTTGAACGCTCTTACGCTCTAGCTGCTAACATGGAACAAGTTAGTATTCCGGAAGGCATGTACTTGAGTGCGGATGAACCGACCCGCTCTATCCGATCTGCAATGGGTCCTGACGGAGAGAAATTATTGCTCCTTGGAGGGGAAGGGCATCCCACCGGCCAACATGATCGAGACACCCTCACCAATTATGAGAAGCTTGCCGAGTTTGGAGCCAGGTATTTTGATATAAATGATATCCCGTATCATTGGTCTTCACAGGATATTTTTTCGCTCGATCGCCTGCCATATATCGGTCCCATTCAGAAAGGGTCGGAAAATGTGCTCGTAGCCACCGCTTATGCCAAGTGGGGAATGACAAACGGGACGATTGCCGCCTGTATATTGAAAGATACGATCCTCAACCAGGTCAATCCGTATAAGGACCTTTTCCATCCTAGCAGGGGCGAAATGGAGGCCAGCAGCATCAAAAATTTTGTAAAGGAAAATGCAACAGTAGCCAAAGAGCTGGTTAAAGGAAAATTGAAGAGAAAGTCTCGCAGCTTAGAGGAGCTGAGGTGTGATGAGGGTGGCATTGTCCATTTGGATGGCAAAAAAGTAGGAGCCTATAAGGACAGCGAAGGCACCTGCCACCTCATAAAGCCTACCTGCACACATATGGGATGCGACGTGGAATGGAACGATGCGGAACGTTCCTGGGATTGCCCATGTCATGCTTCCCGATTCTCCTATAAGGGGGACGTATTGGAAGGGCCAGCAACAAAACCGTTGAAGGAGTACGAAAAATAA
- the bioB gene encoding biotin synthase BioB, giving the protein MTWKQLAEKVVGGYHITQEEALRILNEDDDHVLELVQAAFQIRKHYYGKKVKLNLIINAKSGLCPEDCGYCSQSMKADTEIDSYPLVSKKIIVDGAKEAKKNKIGTYCIVMSGRKPTNRDVDTVVQAVQDIKKDVDNMKICACLGLVNDAQAKLLKEAGVDRFNHNINTSKGHHSEITTTHDYEDRIRTLETLKNAGISPCSGVICGMGESLEDVVEMAYSLKELDADSIPVNFLHPIEGTKLAGMDDLTPIKCLKILAMFRFVNPTKEIRISGGREFNLRTLQSLGLYMANSIFVGDYLTTSGQASNQDYQMINDLGFEIEENAFETESQHFAGV; this is encoded by the coding sequence TTGACTTGGAAACAGCTTGCAGAAAAAGTGGTGGGTGGCTATCACATAACACAAGAAGAAGCTTTACGCATTCTAAATGAAGACGATGATCACGTATTGGAACTTGTACAAGCAGCCTTTCAAATCCGAAAGCATTACTACGGAAAAAAAGTAAAACTGAACCTTATTATAAACGCCAAAAGCGGCCTTTGCCCGGAAGACTGTGGCTATTGCTCCCAATCCATGAAAGCTGACACCGAAATTGACAGCTATCCGCTTGTGAGCAAAAAGATCATCGTGGATGGCGCCAAGGAAGCCAAAAAAAATAAGATTGGGACATATTGTATCGTCATGAGCGGACGCAAACCCACAAACCGTGATGTGGATACGGTGGTCCAGGCCGTACAGGATATCAAAAAAGATGTCGACAATATGAAGATTTGCGCCTGTCTTGGACTGGTTAACGATGCACAGGCCAAGCTGTTGAAGGAAGCAGGTGTGGATCGCTTCAACCACAATATCAATACAAGTAAAGGACATCATAGCGAGATTACCACCACGCATGACTATGAAGATCGAATCCGCACCCTGGAAACGTTGAAGAATGCTGGGATTTCCCCTTGCTCCGGCGTCATTTGTGGTATGGGGGAGTCGCTTGAGGACGTCGTGGAAATGGCTTATTCATTAAAGGAACTTGATGCCGACTCCATTCCAGTCAACTTCCTCCATCCAATTGAAGGGACAAAGCTTGCGGGTATGGACGATTTGACTCCTATTAAATGCCTGAAGATCTTGGCGATGTTCCGTTTTGTGAATCCTACAAAAGAAATCAGGATTTCTGGTGGCCGCGAGTTCAACCTCAGAACACTTCAAAGTCTAGGGTTGTACATGGCGAACTCCATCTTTGTAGGTGATTACCTGACAACCAGCGGGCAGGCATCCAATCAAGATTATCAGATGATTAATGACCTTGGTTTTGAAATTGAGGAGAACGCGTTTGAAACGGAAAGCCAGCATTTTGCAGGAGTGTAA
- a CDS encoding lmo0937 family membrane protein, whose amino-acid sequence MLWTIFAVLLILWLLGFSFDIAGNLIHIILVLALIALVFNLFTGRRRP is encoded by the coding sequence ATGTTATGGACAATCTTTGCAGTATTACTTATCTTATGGTTACTTGGATTCTCTTTTGATATCGCAGGGAACCTAATCCACATCATCCTTGTATTAGCACTAATCGCATTAGTCTTTAACTTATTCACTGGTCGCAGAAGGCCGTAG
- a CDS encoding ABC transporter ATP-binding protein codes for MVRRFFSYYKPYKWLFILDFSCAVLVGLLELAFPIAVNQVIDKLLPQQNWTVIVWACIGLLAIYAINTCLHYIVTYWGHMLGINIETDMRRKLFQHMQKLSFGYYDNNKTGHSISRLTKDLEEIGEVAHHGPEDVFVALMTLIGAFFIMLAINWKLAILSFLVIPLLMILAIHFNKKMTRTFRRMFSDVAEINARVEDSIGGIRVVQAFANEKHEQKQFAVNNESYRSTKLASYKIMAQNVTANYMLMRLVTLFTLLFGTFFVIRGELSYGEFVAFILLSNILLGPIQKINAVIESYPKGIAGFKRYTEIMDTEPDIADAPGAVHADLEGEIHYRNVSFGYEGNERVLRNINLTVRAGETVAIVGPSGAGKTTLCSLLPRFYELEEGSILIDGYDTRELKLESLRSQIGIVQQDVFLFSGTIRENIAYGKLEATDEEIMEAARRSQLDEFISTQPQGLDTVIGERGVKLSGGQKQRLAISRIFLKNPPILILDEATSALDTETERAIQGSLTELSKDRTTLVIAHRLATIKNADRIMVVTKDGIAEQGRHEELIEAEGIYSRLHQAQFG; via the coding sequence TTGGTACGACGGTTTTTCTCTTACTATAAGCCATATAAGTGGCTGTTCATTTTGGATTTTTCCTGCGCCGTCTTGGTAGGGTTGCTGGAGCTTGCTTTTCCGATTGCCGTTAACCAGGTAATTGATAAGCTGTTGCCACAACAGAATTGGACGGTGATTGTTTGGGCCTGCATCGGGTTGCTAGCCATCTATGCGATCAATACCTGCCTACATTATATTGTTACCTATTGGGGACATATGCTTGGGATCAATATTGAAACCGACATGCGCAGGAAGCTATTTCAGCACATGCAGAAGCTGTCATTCGGCTATTATGACAATAATAAAACAGGGCACTCCATTTCCAGGCTCACCAAGGACCTAGAAGAGATCGGAGAAGTTGCCCACCATGGACCTGAGGATGTTTTTGTGGCATTGATGACCCTTATAGGGGCGTTTTTCATCATGCTCGCCATCAATTGGAAGCTTGCCATTCTATCATTTTTGGTCATACCGCTTCTGATGATCCTAGCCATCCATTTTAATAAAAAAATGACACGAACATTCCGCAGAATGTTCAGTGACGTGGCAGAGATTAATGCAAGAGTGGAGGATAGCATCGGAGGAATCCGCGTGGTGCAGGCTTTTGCTAACGAAAAACATGAACAGAAGCAATTTGCGGTGAATAATGAAAGCTACCGTTCTACAAAACTAGCTTCGTATAAAATCATGGCCCAGAATGTCACGGCAAACTACATGCTGATGCGACTTGTGACGTTATTTACCTTGTTGTTTGGGACCTTCTTCGTCATTCGCGGGGAGCTTAGCTACGGGGAGTTTGTCGCATTCATCCTTCTTTCAAATATATTACTAGGACCTATTCAGAAAATAAATGCGGTAATCGAAAGTTATCCAAAAGGGATTGCCGGGTTTAAACGTTACACAGAGATCATGGACACCGAACCAGATATTGCAGATGCGCCAGGTGCGGTCCATGCCGATCTTGAAGGGGAGATTCATTACCGAAATGTATCGTTTGGCTATGAAGGCAACGAGAGAGTATTGAGAAACATCAACCTCACCGTCAGGGCAGGGGAAACGGTCGCGATTGTTGGTCCATCAGGTGCCGGAAAAACAACGCTTTGCAGTCTTTTGCCAAGGTTCTATGAACTAGAGGAAGGCAGCATCCTCATTGACGGCTATGATACGCGGGAATTGAAGCTCGAATCCTTACGAAGCCAAATAGGCATCGTGCAGCAGGATGTTTTTCTCTTTTCAGGAACCATCCGAGAGAATATTGCATACGGAAAACTTGAAGCCACAGATGAAGAAATCATGGAGGCGGCAAGACGCTCCCAGCTTGATGAATTCATTTCCACTCAACCACAGGGACTTGATACAGTCATTGGGGAACGAGGGGTGAAATTATCTGGCGGTCAAAAGCAACGCCTTGCCATTTCACGGATCTTCCTCAAAAATCCACCGATCCTTATACTCGATGAAGCGACATCTGCTCTAGATACGGAAACAGAACGCGCTATCCAGGGGTCGTTGACGGAGCTTTCCAAAGACCGGACAACGCTTGTCATCGCCCATCGTCTGGCCACCATCAAAAATGCAGACCGCATTATGGTCGTGACCAAGGATGGCATCGCAGAACAGGGCCGACATGAGGAACTGATTGAGGCAGAGGGGATCTATAGCAGATTGCACCAAGCACAATTTGGTTAA